A genomic region of Columba livia isolate bColLiv1 breed racing homer chromosome 24, bColLiv1.pat.W.v2, whole genome shotgun sequence contains the following coding sequences:
- the STT3A gene encoding dolichyl-diphosphooligosaccharide--protein glycosyltransferase subunit STT3A: MTKLGFLRLSYEKQDTLLKLLILSMAAVLSFSTRLFSVLRFESVIHEFDPYFNYRTTRFLAEEGFYKFHNWFDDRAWYPLGRIIGGTIYPGLMITSAAIYHVLHFFHVTIDIRNVCVFLAPLFSSFTTVVTYHLTKELKDAGAGLLAAAMIAVVPGYISRSVAGSYDNEGIAIFCMLLTYYMWIKAVKTGSIYWAAMCALAYFYMVSSWGGYVFLINLIPLHVLVLMLTGRFSHRIYVAYCTVYCLGTILSMQISFVGFQPVLSSEHMAALGVFGLCQIHAFVDYLRSKLNPQQFEILFRSVISLVGFLLLSLGTVLMLTGKISPWTGRFYSLLDPSYAKNNIPIIASVSEHQPTTWSSYYFDLQLLVFMFPVGLYYCFSNLSDARIFIIMYGVTSMYFSAVMVRLMLVLAPVMCILSGIGVSQVLSTYMKNLDISRPDKKSKKQQDSTYPIKNEVASGMILVMAFFLITYTFHSTWVTSEAYSSPSIVLSARGGDGSRIIFDDFREAYYWLRHNTPEDAKVMSWWDYGYQITAMANRTILVDNNTWNNTHISRVGQAMASTEEKAYEIMRELDVSYVLVIFGGLTGYSSDDINKFLWMVRIGGSTDTGRHIKEHDYYTPTGEFRVDREGSPVLLNCLMYKMCYYRFGQVYTEAKRPPGYDRVRNAEIGNKDFELDVLEEAYTTEHWLVRIYKVKDLDNRGLSRT, encoded by the exons ATGACGAAATTAGGGTTTCTCCGCCTGTCCTATGAGAAGCAAGACACGCTGCTCAAGCTGCTCATCCTGTCCATGGCAGCCGTGCTCT CTTTCTCCACGAGGCTTTTTTCCGTCTTAAGATTCGAAAGTGTCATCCATGAGTTTGACCC atattttaattaCCGCACCACCCGCTTTCTGGCCGAGGAAGGTTTTTATAAGTTCCACAATTGGTTCGACGACCGCGCGTGGTACCCGCTGGGCAGGATTATCGGCGGGACGATTTATCCCG GGCTGATGATCACCTCGGCCGCCATTTACCACGTCCTGCACTTCTTCCACGTCACCATCGACATCCGCAACGTCTGCGTCTTCCTGGCTCCGCTCTTCTCCTCCTTCACCACCGTCGTCACCTACCACCTCACCAAAGAGCTCAAG GACGCGGGCGCGGGCCTCCTGGCCGCCGCCATGATCGCCGTGGTGCCCGGGTACATCTCGCGATCCGTCGCCGGCTCCTACGATAACGAAG GTATCGCGATATTCTGCATGCTCCTCACCTACTACATGTGGATCAAAGCCGTTAAAACCGGTTCTATCTATTGGGCCGCCATGTGCGCTCTGGCTTATTTCTACATG GTTTCCTCGTGGGGTGGTTACGTGTTTCTGATCAACCTGATCCCGCTGCACGTGCTGGTGCTGATGCTGACCGGCCGCTTCTCCCACCGCATCTACGTGGCCTATTGCACCGTCTACTGCCTGGGCACCATCCTGTCCATGCAGATCTCCTTCGTCGGCTTCCAG CCCGTCCTGTCCTCGGAGCACATGGCGGCTCTCGGCGTCTTCGGCCTTTGCCAGATCCACGCGTTCGTCGACTATTTGCGCAGCAAACTCAACCCCCAGCAGTTCGAGATCCTTTTCCGCAGCGTCATCTCCCTCGTCGGCTTCCTCCTCCTGTCCCTCGGCACCGTCCTCATGCTGACCG GGAAAATCTCACCGTGGACGGGGCGTTTCTACTCCCTCCTGGATCCTTCCTACGCCAAGAACAACATCCCCATCATCGCCTCCGTCTCCGAGCACCAACCCACCACCTGGTCCTCTTATTATTTCGACCTCCAGCTTCTCGTCTTCATGTTCCCCG TGGGACTCTACTACTGCTTCAGCAACCTCTCGGACGCCCGGATCTTCATCATCATGTACGGCGTCACCAGCATGTACTTCTCGGCCGTGATG GTGCGGCTGATGCTGGTGCTGGCCCCGGTGATGTGCATCCTCTCCGGCATCGGCGTCTCCCAAGTCTTGTCCACCTACATGAAGAACCTGGACATCAGCCGCCCGGACAAGAAGAGCAAAAAGCAACAAGATTCCACCTACCCCATCAAAAACGAG GTGGCCAGCGGGATGATCTTGGTGATGGCGTTCTTCCTCATCACCTACACCTTCCACTCCACGTGGGTGACCAGCGAGGCCTACTCGTCCCCTTCCATCGTGCTTTCCGCCCGCGGCGGTGACGGCAGCCGGATCATCTTCGACGACTTCAGAGAAGCTTATTATTGGCTGCGCCACAACACGCCAGAG GACGCCAAGGTGATGTCGTGGTGGGACTACGGCTACCAGATCACCGCCATGGCCAACCGCACcatcctggtggacaacaacaCCTGGAACAACACCCACATCTCCCGTGTTGGGCAG GCCATGGCATCGACGGAGGAGAAGGCCTACGAGATCATGAGGGAGCTGGACGTCAGCTACGTGCTGGTCATCTTCGGCGGCCTCACCGGTTACTCCTCGGACG ACATCAACAAGTTCCTGTGGATGGTTCGCATCGGCGGCAGCACCGACACCGGCCGCCACATCAAGGAGCACGACTACTACACCCCCACGGGCGAGTTCCGCGTCGACCGCGAGGGCTCCCCGGTGCTGCTCAACTGCCTCATGTACAAGATGTGCTACTACCGCTTCGGCCAGGTCTACACCGAGGCCA AGCGGCCGCCGGGCTACGACCGCGTGCGCAACGCCGAAATCGGCAACAAGGACTTTGAGCTGGACGTGCTGGAGGAGGCGTACACCACCGAGCACTGGCTGGTGCGGATATACAAG GTGAAGGATTTGGACAACCGCGGTTTGTCGAGGACGTAG
- the CHEK1 gene encoding serine/threonine-protein kinase Chk1 isoform X2 — MAVPFVEDWDLVQTLGEGAYGEVQLALNRRTGEAVAVKIVDMKRAADCPENVKKEICINKMLNHDNVVKFYGHRREGATQYLFLEYCSGGELFDRIEPDVGMPEPEAQRFFQQLIAGVVYLHGIGITHRDLKPENLLLDERDNLKISDFGLATVFKHNGRERLLNKMCGTLPYVAPELLRRHEFRAEPVDVWACGVVLTAMLAGELPWDQPSDSCQEYSDWKERKTYLPPWKKIHSAPLGVKRPRGSSGGVGDSPSGFSKHVRSDTDLSPVKSALGEDRAGYSTSQPEPGTGGTPWDSGAAAIDKLVQGISFSQPACPEHMLLNSQLLGTPGSSQSPWQRLVKRMTRFFTKLDADGSYRALQEVCEKMGYGWKKSCANQVTVSTTDRRNNKLIFKVNLVEMESRVLLDFRLSKGDGLEFKRHFLKIKGKLSDIVSTQKLWLPPT; from the exons atGGCCGTGCCGTTCGTGGAGGATTGGGACCTGGTGCAGACGCTCGGAGAAGGCGCCTACGGGGA GGTCCAACTGGCGCTGAACCGCCGCACGGGCGAGGCCGTGGCCGTGAAGATCGTGGACATGAAGCGCGCGGCCGACTGCCCCGAGAACGTCAAGAAGGAGATTTGCATCAACAAGATGCTCAACCACGACAACGTCGTCAAGTTCTACGGGCACCGGCGCGAAGGCGCCACCCAGTACCTGTTCCTGGAGTACTGCAGCGGCGGGGAGCTCTTCGACCGCATCG AGCCGGACGTCGGGATGCCGGAGCCGGAAGCGCAGCGGTTCTTCCAGCAGCTCATCGCCGGGGTG GTTTATCTGCACGGCATCGGCATCACCCACCGCGACCTCAAACCCGAGAACCTGCTGCTGGACGAGCGAG ACAACCTGAAGATCTCGGATTTCGGCCTGGCCACTGTGTTCAAGCACAACGGGCGGGAGCGGCTGCTCAACAAGATGTGCGGGACGCTGCCCTACGTGGCCCCCGAGCTGCTGCGGCGCCACGAGTTCCGCGCCGAGCCCGTGGATGTCTGGGCGTGCGGCGTGGTGCTCACCGCCATGCTGGCCGGAG agctgccctgggACCAGCCCAGCGACAGCTGCCAGGAGTACAGCGACTGGAAGGAGCGCAAGACTTACCTCCCGCCCTGGAAGAAAATCCACTCGGCGCCTCTAG GCGTCAAGCGGCCCCGCGGGTCCTCAGGCGGCGTAGGCGACTCTCCCAGTGGCTTCTCCAAGCACGTCCGCTCCGACACGGACTTGTCGCCGGTGAAGAGCGCGCTGGG TGAGGACCGCGCCGGCTACTCCACGTCGCAGCCGGAGCCCGGCACGGGCGGGACGCCGTGGGACAGCGGAGCCGCCGCCATCGACAAGCTGGTGCAGGGGATCAGCTTCTCGCAGCCCGCCTGCCCCGAGCACATGCTGCTCAACAGCCAGCTGCTCGGCACCCCCGGCTCCTCACAG AGCCCGTGGCAGCGGCTGGTGAAGAGGATGACGCGTTTCTTCACCAAACTGGACGCCGACGGTTCGTACCGTGCCCTGCAGGAGGTTTGTGAGAAGATGGGGTACGGCTGGAAGAAAAGCTGCGCCAACCAG GTCACTGTGTCGACCACGGACCGGAGGAACAACAAGCTGATCTTCAAGGTGAACCTGGTGGAGATGGAGAGCAGGGTCCTGCTGGATTTCCGCCTCTCCAAG GGCGACGGGCTGGAGTTCAAGCGCCATTTCCTGAAGATCAAGGGCAAGCTCAGCGACATCGTCAGCACCCAGAAGCTCTGGCTGCCCCCCACCTGA
- the CHEK1 gene encoding serine/threonine-protein kinase Chk1 isoform X1: MAVPFVEDWDLVQTLGEGAYGEVQLALNRRTGEAVAVKIVDMKRAADCPENVKKEICINKMLNHDNVVKFYGHRREGATQYLFLEYCSGGELFDRIEPDVGMPEPEAQRFFQQLIAGVVYLHGIGITHRDLKPENLLLDERDNLKISDFGLATVFKHNGRERLLNKMCGTLPYVAPELLRRHEFRAEPVDVWACGVVLTAMLAGELPWDQPSDSCQEYSDWKERKTYLPPWKKIHSAPLALLHKILTESPAARITIPDIKKDRWFSRPLKKGVKRPRGSSGGVGDSPSGFSKHVRSDTDLSPVKSALGEDRAGYSTSQPEPGTGGTPWDSGAAAIDKLVQGISFSQPACPEHMLLNSQLLGTPGSSQSPWQRLVKRMTRFFTKLDADGSYRALQEVCEKMGYGWKKSCANQVTVSTTDRRNNKLIFKVNLVEMESRVLLDFRLSKGDGLEFKRHFLKIKGKLSDIVSTQKLWLPPT; the protein is encoded by the exons atGGCCGTGCCGTTCGTGGAGGATTGGGACCTGGTGCAGACGCTCGGAGAAGGCGCCTACGGGGA GGTCCAACTGGCGCTGAACCGCCGCACGGGCGAGGCCGTGGCCGTGAAGATCGTGGACATGAAGCGCGCGGCCGACTGCCCCGAGAACGTCAAGAAGGAGATTTGCATCAACAAGATGCTCAACCACGACAACGTCGTCAAGTTCTACGGGCACCGGCGCGAAGGCGCCACCCAGTACCTGTTCCTGGAGTACTGCAGCGGCGGGGAGCTCTTCGACCGCATCG AGCCGGACGTCGGGATGCCGGAGCCGGAAGCGCAGCGGTTCTTCCAGCAGCTCATCGCCGGGGTG GTTTATCTGCACGGCATCGGCATCACCCACCGCGACCTCAAACCCGAGAACCTGCTGCTGGACGAGCGAG ACAACCTGAAGATCTCGGATTTCGGCCTGGCCACTGTGTTCAAGCACAACGGGCGGGAGCGGCTGCTCAACAAGATGTGCGGGACGCTGCCCTACGTGGCCCCCGAGCTGCTGCGGCGCCACGAGTTCCGCGCCGAGCCCGTGGATGTCTGGGCGTGCGGCGTGGTGCTCACCGCCATGCTGGCCGGAG agctgccctgggACCAGCCCAGCGACAGCTGCCAGGAGTACAGCGACTGGAAGGAGCGCAAGACTTACCTCCCGCCCTGGAAGAAAATCCACTCGGCGCCTCTAG cactgctgcacaAGATCCTGACGGAGAGCCCAGCGGCGCGGATCACCATCCCCGACATCAAGAAGGACCGCTGGTTCAGCCGCCCGCTCAAAAAGG GCGTCAAGCGGCCCCGCGGGTCCTCAGGCGGCGTAGGCGACTCTCCCAGTGGCTTCTCCAAGCACGTCCGCTCCGACACGGACTTGTCGCCGGTGAAGAGCGCGCTGGG TGAGGACCGCGCCGGCTACTCCACGTCGCAGCCGGAGCCCGGCACGGGCGGGACGCCGTGGGACAGCGGAGCCGCCGCCATCGACAAGCTGGTGCAGGGGATCAGCTTCTCGCAGCCCGCCTGCCCCGAGCACATGCTGCTCAACAGCCAGCTGCTCGGCACCCCCGGCTCCTCACAG AGCCCGTGGCAGCGGCTGGTGAAGAGGATGACGCGTTTCTTCACCAAACTGGACGCCGACGGTTCGTACCGTGCCCTGCAGGAGGTTTGTGAGAAGATGGGGTACGGCTGGAAGAAAAGCTGCGCCAACCAG GTCACTGTGTCGACCACGGACCGGAGGAACAACAAGCTGATCTTCAAGGTGAACCTGGTGGAGATGGAGAGCAGGGTCCTGCTGGATTTCCGCCTCTCCAAG GGCGACGGGCTGGAGTTCAAGCGCCATTTCCTGAAGATCAAGGGCAAGCTCAGCGACATCGTCAGCACCCAGAAGCTCTGGCTGCCCCCCACCTGA